The following coding sequences are from one Sciurus carolinensis chromosome 11, mSciCar1.2, whole genome shotgun sequence window:
- the Mfrp gene encoding membrane frizzled-related protein, which translates to MKEYSDVILCVEATELSKTEFCNPAFEPEAGAPCPSPAFRQDASHSIQAPWHGRRLRGLQPDCHFSWLCIFLLASLLLLLLGLLVAIILSQLQAAPPPGATKSPLPARGLTTTGTTPTTSTTTTSPATTRQQEADMRPTHEATCGGLLPGPRGFFSSPNYPDPYPPNAHCMWHIQVATDHTIQLKIEALSVEGVASCLFDRLEISPEPEGPLLRVCGKVPPPTLNTNTSRLQVAFVSDSSVEGSGFQAWYQAVAPGHGSCAHDEFHCDQLICLLPDSVCDGFANCADGSDETNCSAKLLGCGGNLTGLQGTFSTPNHLQQHPHQQLCTWHISVPAGHGVELQFWNFSLEAQDECKFDYVEVYETSGSGALSLLGRFCGAESPPHLVSSHHELTVLFRTDHSISSGGFSATYQAFNATENPCGPREVSCQDGGCRDLRWMCDLWRDCVDGNNDKNCSSPLFPPPELACEPVQVEMCIGLSYNTTAFPNVWVGMATQEEVVDVLRGYKSLTSLPCYQNFRRLLCGLLVPHCTLLGSVLPPCRSVCQEAERQCQSGLALLGTPWPFNCNRLPEAAGLEACAQP; encoded by the exons ATGAAGGAATACTCAGATGTCATCCTCTGCGTGGAGGCAACAGAATTGAGCAAG ACTGAGTTCTGCAATCCTGCTTTCGAGCCTGAAGCTGGGGCACCCTGCCCTTCGCCAGCCTTCCGGCAGGATGCCAGCCACAGCATCCAAGCTCCCTGGCATG GCCGGCGTCTCAGAGGGCTGCAGCCAGACTGCCACTTCTCCTGGCTCTGCATCTTCCTACTTGCCAGTCTGCTGCTCCTGCTACTTGGACTGCTGGTAGCCATCATCCTGTCCC AGTTGCAGGCTGCACCCCCACCTGGGGCCACCAAGAGCCCCCTGCCTGCCCGAGGCCTCACCACTACTGGCACCACCCCAACCActagcaccaccaccacctccccagCTACCACGAGGCAGCAAGAGGCAGATATGAGGCCCACACACGAGGCCA CCTGTGGGGGCCTCCTTCCTGGTCCAAGGGGCTTCTTCAGCAGCCCCAACTATCCAGACCCTTACCCACCCAATGCCCACTGCATGTGGCATATCCAGGTGGCCACTGACCATACAATACAGCTCAAGATTGAAGCCCTCAGCGTGGAGGGTGTGGCCTCCTGTCTTTTTGATCGCTTGGAAATCTCTCCTGAGCCTGAAGGTCCCCTCCTCAG GGTATGTGGGAAGGTGCCTCCCCCCACACTCAACACCAACACCAGCCGCCTCCAGGTGGCCTTCGTTTCTGACAGCAGTGTGGAAGGATCTGGTTTCCAGGCCTGGTACCAAGCTGTGGCCCCTGGGCATG GGAGCTGTGCCCATGACGAGTTCCACTGTGACCAGCTCATCTGCCTGCTACCTGACTCAGTATGCGACGGCTTTGCCAACTGTGCTGATGGCAGTGACGAGACTAACTGTAGTGCCAAGCTCTTGG GGTGTGGGGGGAACCTGACCGGGCTGCAGGGCACATTCTCTACTCCCAATCACCTACAGCAGCACCCTCACCAACAG CTCTGCACCTGGCACATCTCCGTGCCTGCTGGACATGGTGTAGAACTTCAGTTCTGGAACTTCAGCCTGGAGGCACAGGACGAGTGCAAGTTTGACTACGTGGAGGTGTATGAGACCAGCGGCTCGGGagccctcagcctcctgggcag GTTCTGTGGGGCAGAGTCACCCCCACATCTCGTCTCCTCACATCATGAACTGACTGTGCTCTTTCGGACAGATCATAGCATCAGCAGCGGGGGCTTCTCAGCTACCTACCAGGCCTTCAATGCCACCGAGA ACCCCTGTGGACCCAGAGAGGTCTCCTGCCAGGATGGAGGGTGTAGGGATCTGCGGTGGATGTGTGACTTGTGGAGAGATTGTGTAGATGGCAACAATGACAAGAATTGCAGCAGTCCCTTGTTCCCGCCCCCAG AGCTGGCCTGTGAGCCTGTCCAGGTGGAGATGTGCATCGGCCTGAGTTACAACACCACGGCCTTCCCTAACGTCTGGGTGGGCATGGCCACCCAGGAGGAGGTGGTAGACGTCCTCAGAGGCTACAAG AGCCTAACAAGCCTTCCCTGCTACCAGAATTTCCGGAGGCTCCTTTGTGGGCTGCTTGTGCCCCACTGCACCCTGCTGGGCAGCGTCCTTCCCCCTTGCCGCTCTGTCTGCCAGGAGGCAGAGCGACAGTGCCAATCTGGCCTGGCGCTACTGGGCACCCCCTGGCCCTTCAACTGCAACAGACTGCCTGAGGCAGCTGGTCTGGAAGCCTGTGCACAGCCCTGA
- the Usp2 gene encoding ubiquitin carboxyl-terminal hydrolase 2 isoform X2, with the protein MSQLSSTLKRYTESARYTDVPYAKSGYGTYTPSSYGANLAASFLEKEKLGFKPSPPTGFLPRPRTYGPSSILDYDRGRPLLRPDIIGGSKRAESQTRGTERPSGSGLSGGSGFPYGVTSNSLSYLPLNARDQGVTLTQKKSNSQSDLARDFSSLRTSDSYRTSDGYRIDPGNLGRSPMLARTRKELCALQGLYQAASRSEYLTDYLENYGRKGSAPQVLTQAPSSRVPEVLSPTFRPSGRYTLWEKSKGQASGPSRSSSPGRDTMNSKSAQGLAGLRNLGNTCFMNSILQCLSNTRELRDYCLQRLYMRDLSHTSNAHTTLMEEFAKLIQTIWTSSPNDVVSPSEFKTQIQRYAPRFVGYNQQDAQEFLRFLLDGLHNEVNRVTVRPKSNPENLDHLPDDEKGRQMWRKYLEREDSRIGDLFVGQLKSSLTCTDCGYCSTVFDPFWDLSLPIAKRGYPEVTLMDCMRLFTKEDVLDGDEKPTCCRCRARKRCIKKFSIQRFPKILVLHLKRFSESRIRTSKLTTFVNFPLRDLDLREFASENTNHAVYNLYAVSNHSGTTMGGHYTAYCRSPVTGEWHTFNDSSVTPMSSSQVRTSDAYLLFYELASPPSRM; encoded by the exons ATGTCCCAGCTCTCCTCCACCCTGAAGCGCTACACAGAATCGGCCCGCTACACAGATGTCCCTTATGCCAAATCGGGCTATGGCACCTATACCCCCTCCTCCTATGGGGCCAACCTGGCCGCCTCCTTTCTGGAGAAGGAGAAGCTTGGTTTCAAGCCAAGCCCCCCCACGGGCTTCCTCCCCCGTCCCCGCACCTATGGCCCCTCCTCCATCCTGGACTATGACCGGGGACGCCCCCTGCTGAGACCTGACATCATTGGGGGTAGTAAGCGAGCAGAGAGCCAGACACGGGGCACTGAGCGGCCTTCAGGTAGTGGACTCAGTGGGGGCAGTGGATTCCCTTACGGAGTGACCAGCAACTCCCTCAGCTACCTGCCTTTGAATGCTCGTGACCAGGGGGTAACCTTGACCCAGAAGAAATCGAATAGCCAATCAGACCTGGCTCGGGATTTCTCCAGCCTCCGGACCTCAGATAGCTACCGGACCTCAGATGGCTACCGGATAGACCCCGGGAACCTAGGCCGCAGCCCTATGCTGGCCCGCACACGCAAGGAGCTCTGTGCCCTGCAGGGGCTCTACCAGGCAGCCAGCCGCTCGGAGTACCTGACCGACTATCTAGAGAACTATGGTCGCAAGGGCAGCGCACCTCAGGTGCTCACGCAAGCCCCTTCCTCACGAGTCCCTGAAGTCCTCAGTCCCACCTTCCGACCCAGTGGCCGCTACACGCTGTGGGAGAAGAGCAAGGGCCAGGCCTCTGGGCCCAGCCGTTCCAGCTCGCCAGGGCGAGATACCATG AATTCTAAGAGTGCCCAGGGTCTGGCTGGTCTTCGAAACCTTGGGAACACG TGCTTCATGAACTCAATTCTGCAGTGCCTGAGCAACACCCGAGAGCTGAGAGATTACTGCCTCCAGAGGCTCTATATGCGGGATCTCAGCCACACCAGCAATGCACACACAACCCTCATGGAAG AGTTTGCAAAACTAATTCAGACCATATGGACTTCATCCCCCAATGATGTGGTGAGCCCTTCTGAGTTCAAGACCCAGATCCAGAGATATGCACCTCGCTTCGTTGGTTATAA TCAGCAGGATGCTCAGGAGTTCCTCCGCTTTCTTCTGGATGGGCTCCACAATGAGGTGAACCGAGTAACAGTGAGGCCTAAGTCCAACCCTGAGAACCTCGATCATCTCCC TGACGATGAAAAAGGGCGACAGATGTGGAGGAAATATCTAGAACGAGAAGACAGTCGGATTGGGG ATCTCTTTGTCGGGCAGCTAAAGAGCTCCCTGACGTGCACCGACTGTGGTTACTGCTCTACGGTCTTTGATCCCTTCTGGGACCTCTCACTGCCCATTGCTAAG cGAGGTTATCCTGAGGTAACACTAATGGACTGCATGAGGCTCTTCACCAAAGAGGATGTGCTTGATGGTGATGAAAAGCCA ACATGCTGTCGCTGCCGAGCCAGAAAAAGATGTATAAAGAAGTTCTCCATCCAGAGGTTCCCAAAGATCTTGGTGCTCC ACCTGAAGCGGTTCTCAGAATCCAGGATACGAACCAGCAAGCTCACAACATTTGTGAATTTCCCACTAAGAGACCTGGACTTGAGAGAATTTGCCTCAGAAAACACCA ACCATGCTGTTTACAACCTGTATGCTGTGTCCAATCACTCCGGAACCACCATGGGCGGCCATTATACAGCCTACTGCCGAAGTCCAGTGACAGGCGAATGGCACACTTTCAATGACTCCAG TGTCACGCCCATGTCCTCCAGCCAAGTCCGCACCAGCGACGCCTATTTGCTCTTCTACGAGTTGGCCAGTCCACCCTCCCGTATGTAG
- the Usp2 gene encoding ubiquitin carboxyl-terminal hydrolase 2 isoform X1 encodes MSQLSSTLKRYTESARYTDVPYAKSGYGTYTPSSYGANLAASFLEKEKLGFKPSPPTGFLPRPRTYGPSSILDYDRGRPLLRPDIIGGSKRAESQTRGTERPSGSGLSGGSGFPYGVTSNSLSYLPLNARDQGVTLTQKKSNSQSDLARDFSSLRTSDSYRTSDGYRIDPGNLGRSPMLARTRKELCALQGLYQAASRSEYLTDYLENYGRKGSAPQVLTQAPSSRVPEVLSPTFRPSGRYTLWEKSKGQASGPSRSSSPGRDTMNSKSAQGLAGLRNLGNTCFMNSILQCLSNTRELRDYCLQRLYMRDLSHTSNAHTTLMEEFAKLIQTIWTSSPNDVVSPSEFKTQIQRYAPRFVGYNQQDAQEFLRFLLDGLHNEVNRVTVRPKSNPENLDHLPDDEKGRQMWRKYLEREDSRIGDLFVGQLKSSLTCTDCGYCSTVFDPFWDLSLPIAKRGYPEVTLMDCMRLFTKEDVLDGDEKPTCCRCRARKRCIKKFSIQRFPKILVLHLKRFSESRIRTSKLTTFVNFPLRDLDLREFASENTNHAVYNLYAVSNHSGTTMGGHYTAYCRSPVTGEWHTFNDSSVTPMSSSQVRTSDAYLLFYELASPPSPVCGEKIFVHLPSSPAPAPPGKTAPSGAFWEHRCLHHGTVEELAPVSTWTCSPVQSRKHP; translated from the exons ATGTCCCAGCTCTCCTCCACCCTGAAGCGCTACACAGAATCGGCCCGCTACACAGATGTCCCTTATGCCAAATCGGGCTATGGCACCTATACCCCCTCCTCCTATGGGGCCAACCTGGCCGCCTCCTTTCTGGAGAAGGAGAAGCTTGGTTTCAAGCCAAGCCCCCCCACGGGCTTCCTCCCCCGTCCCCGCACCTATGGCCCCTCCTCCATCCTGGACTATGACCGGGGACGCCCCCTGCTGAGACCTGACATCATTGGGGGTAGTAAGCGAGCAGAGAGCCAGACACGGGGCACTGAGCGGCCTTCAGGTAGTGGACTCAGTGGGGGCAGTGGATTCCCTTACGGAGTGACCAGCAACTCCCTCAGCTACCTGCCTTTGAATGCTCGTGACCAGGGGGTAACCTTGACCCAGAAGAAATCGAATAGCCAATCAGACCTGGCTCGGGATTTCTCCAGCCTCCGGACCTCAGATAGCTACCGGACCTCAGATGGCTACCGGATAGACCCCGGGAACCTAGGCCGCAGCCCTATGCTGGCCCGCACACGCAAGGAGCTCTGTGCCCTGCAGGGGCTCTACCAGGCAGCCAGCCGCTCGGAGTACCTGACCGACTATCTAGAGAACTATGGTCGCAAGGGCAGCGCACCTCAGGTGCTCACGCAAGCCCCTTCCTCACGAGTCCCTGAAGTCCTCAGTCCCACCTTCCGACCCAGTGGCCGCTACACGCTGTGGGAGAAGAGCAAGGGCCAGGCCTCTGGGCCCAGCCGTTCCAGCTCGCCAGGGCGAGATACCATG AATTCTAAGAGTGCCCAGGGTCTGGCTGGTCTTCGAAACCTTGGGAACACG TGCTTCATGAACTCAATTCTGCAGTGCCTGAGCAACACCCGAGAGCTGAGAGATTACTGCCTCCAGAGGCTCTATATGCGGGATCTCAGCCACACCAGCAATGCACACACAACCCTCATGGAAG AGTTTGCAAAACTAATTCAGACCATATGGACTTCATCCCCCAATGATGTGGTGAGCCCTTCTGAGTTCAAGACCCAGATCCAGAGATATGCACCTCGCTTCGTTGGTTATAA TCAGCAGGATGCTCAGGAGTTCCTCCGCTTTCTTCTGGATGGGCTCCACAATGAGGTGAACCGAGTAACAGTGAGGCCTAAGTCCAACCCTGAGAACCTCGATCATCTCCC TGACGATGAAAAAGGGCGACAGATGTGGAGGAAATATCTAGAACGAGAAGACAGTCGGATTGGGG ATCTCTTTGTCGGGCAGCTAAAGAGCTCCCTGACGTGCACCGACTGTGGTTACTGCTCTACGGTCTTTGATCCCTTCTGGGACCTCTCACTGCCCATTGCTAAG cGAGGTTATCCTGAGGTAACACTAATGGACTGCATGAGGCTCTTCACCAAAGAGGATGTGCTTGATGGTGATGAAAAGCCA ACATGCTGTCGCTGCCGAGCCAGAAAAAGATGTATAAAGAAGTTCTCCATCCAGAGGTTCCCAAAGATCTTGGTGCTCC ACCTGAAGCGGTTCTCAGAATCCAGGATACGAACCAGCAAGCTCACAACATTTGTGAATTTCCCACTAAGAGACCTGGACTTGAGAGAATTTGCCTCAGAAAACACCA ACCATGCTGTTTACAACCTGTATGCTGTGTCCAATCACTCCGGAACCACCATGGGCGGCCATTATACAGCCTACTGCCGAAGTCCAGTGACAGGCGAATGGCACACTTTCAATGACTCCAG TGTCACGCCCATGTCCTCCAGCCAAGTCCGCACCAGCGACGCCTATTTGCTCTTCTACGAGTTGGCCAGTCCACCCTCCC CAGTCTGTGGGGAGAAGATCTTCGTCCACCTGCCGTCCTCTCCAGCCCCTGCGCCTCCTGGGAAGACAGCGCCCTCTGGAGCCTTCTGGGAGCATCGTTGCCTGCATCATGGCACCGTTGAGGAGCTGGCGCCTGTGTCTACCTGGACCTGCTCACCGGTCCAGAGCAGGAAGCACCCATGA
- the Usp2 gene encoding ubiquitin carboxyl-terminal hydrolase 2 isoform X3: MRTSYTVTLPEEPPAAPFPALAKELRPRSPLSPSLLLSTFVGLLLNKAKNSKSAQGLAGLRNLGNTCFMNSILQCLSNTRELRDYCLQRLYMRDLSHTSNAHTTLMEEFAKLIQTIWTSSPNDVVSPSEFKTQIQRYAPRFVGYNQQDAQEFLRFLLDGLHNEVNRVTVRPKSNPENLDHLPDDEKGRQMWRKYLEREDSRIGDLFVGQLKSSLTCTDCGYCSTVFDPFWDLSLPIAKRGYPEVTLMDCMRLFTKEDVLDGDEKPTCCRCRARKRCIKKFSIQRFPKILVLHLKRFSESRIRTSKLTTFVNFPLRDLDLREFASENTNHAVYNLYAVSNHSGTTMGGHYTAYCRSPVTGEWHTFNDSSVTPMSSSQVRTSDAYLLFYELASPPSRM; this comes from the exons ATGCGCACCTCGTACACGGTGACCCTGCCCGAGGAGCCCCCGGCCGCCCCCTTTCCCGCCCTCGCCAAGGAGCTGAGGCCGCGCTCCCCTCTCTCCCCGTCCCTGCTGCTCTCCACCTTCGTGGGGCTTCTGCTCAACAAAGCCAAG AATTCTAAGAGTGCCCAGGGTCTGGCTGGTCTTCGAAACCTTGGGAACACG TGCTTCATGAACTCAATTCTGCAGTGCCTGAGCAACACCCGAGAGCTGAGAGATTACTGCCTCCAGAGGCTCTATATGCGGGATCTCAGCCACACCAGCAATGCACACACAACCCTCATGGAAG AGTTTGCAAAACTAATTCAGACCATATGGACTTCATCCCCCAATGATGTGGTGAGCCCTTCTGAGTTCAAGACCCAGATCCAGAGATATGCACCTCGCTTCGTTGGTTATAA TCAGCAGGATGCTCAGGAGTTCCTCCGCTTTCTTCTGGATGGGCTCCACAATGAGGTGAACCGAGTAACAGTGAGGCCTAAGTCCAACCCTGAGAACCTCGATCATCTCCC TGACGATGAAAAAGGGCGACAGATGTGGAGGAAATATCTAGAACGAGAAGACAGTCGGATTGGGG ATCTCTTTGTCGGGCAGCTAAAGAGCTCCCTGACGTGCACCGACTGTGGTTACTGCTCTACGGTCTTTGATCCCTTCTGGGACCTCTCACTGCCCATTGCTAAG cGAGGTTATCCTGAGGTAACACTAATGGACTGCATGAGGCTCTTCACCAAAGAGGATGTGCTTGATGGTGATGAAAAGCCA ACATGCTGTCGCTGCCGAGCCAGAAAAAGATGTATAAAGAAGTTCTCCATCCAGAGGTTCCCAAAGATCTTGGTGCTCC ACCTGAAGCGGTTCTCAGAATCCAGGATACGAACCAGCAAGCTCACAACATTTGTGAATTTCCCACTAAGAGACCTGGACTTGAGAGAATTTGCCTCAGAAAACACCA ACCATGCTGTTTACAACCTGTATGCTGTGTCCAATCACTCCGGAACCACCATGGGCGGCCATTATACAGCCTACTGCCGAAGTCCAGTGACAGGCGAATGGCACACTTTCAATGACTCCAG TGTCACGCCCATGTCCTCCAGCCAAGTCCGCACCAGCGACGCCTATTTGCTCTTCTACGAGTTGGCCAGTCCACCCTCCCGTATGTAG